From a single Marinitoga sp. 38H-ov genomic region:
- a CDS encoding pyruvate carboxylase subunit B, with protein sequence MTKFVDTTLRDGQQSIIATRMKTSEFEPVLDKFDKIGFHSMEVWGGATYDSCIRYLDENPWERLKILKDKLKNTQIQMLLRGQNLLGYRNYADDVVELFVNKTADYGMDIIRVFDALNDIRNLEKSIEVAKKRNIHVQGAISYTISPVHNLEFYLNYAKELVEKGVDSIVIKDMAGLLTPKMSYELVKELKKNFNIPIELHSHNTAGMASIAYQAAIDAGIDYIDTALSPFAEASSQPAVEPFNFALGEPLNSELLYELSDYFWKVRENHKENDMKMISIDYRILKAQIPGGMFSNLVSQLKNQKMLHLLDEVLKEVPRVRKDLGYPPLVTPTSQIVGVQAVLNVMYKERYKAITKEVKNYLKGMYGKSPAPVDEELLKKALGNEKPITCRPADLLEPEVEKAKEEIGVLAENDEDLLTYILFGEVGKNYLKKKYEKEIQVDFGLVEENKEFTEDESIYPV encoded by the coding sequence ATGACAAAATTTGTTGATACCACTTTAAGAGATGGGCAACAATCAATAATTGCAACTAGGATGAAAACTTCTGAATTTGAACCAGTTTTAGATAAATTTGATAAAATAGGTTTTCATTCTATGGAAGTGTGGGGTGGAGCCACATACGACTCTTGTATAAGATATTTAGATGAAAATCCATGGGAAAGATTAAAAATATTAAAAGATAAGTTAAAAAACACACAAATACAAATGTTGTTAAGAGGTCAAAATTTATTAGGGTACAGAAATTATGCAGATGATGTAGTAGAACTTTTTGTCAATAAAACAGCAGATTATGGCATGGATATTATTAGAGTATTTGATGCATTAAATGATATAAGAAATTTAGAAAAGAGTATAGAAGTTGCTAAAAAAAGGAATATTCATGTTCAAGGAGCTATATCTTATACAATAAGTCCTGTACATAATTTAGAATTTTATTTAAATTATGCAAAAGAATTAGTAGAAAAAGGTGTAGATTCAATTGTAATAAAAGACATGGCGGGTTTATTAACTCCAAAAATGTCATATGAATTAGTGAAAGAATTAAAAAAGAACTTTAATATTCCAATAGAATTACATTCCCATAATACAGCTGGTATGGCATCAATAGCATATCAAGCAGCAATAGATGCGGGGATAGATTATATTGATACTGCTCTTAGCCCTTTTGCCGAAGCTAGTTCTCAACCTGCTGTAGAACCGTTTAATTTTGCATTAGGAGAACCGTTGAACTCAGAATTATTGTATGAATTATCTGATTATTTCTGGAAAGTTAGAGAAAATCACAAAGAAAATGATATGAAAATGATTTCTATCGATTATAGGATTTTAAAGGCACAAATACCAGGTGGAATGTTTTCTAATCTAGTTTCTCAATTAAAAAATCAAAAAATGCTTCATCTATTAGATGAAGTTTTAAAAGAAGTACCAAGAGTTAGAAAAGATTTAGGTTATCCACCACTAGTTACACCTACTAGTCAAATTGTTGGAGTTCAAGCTGTTTTAAATGTAATGTATAAAGAAAGATATAAAGCTATAACGAAAGAAGTAAAAAATTATTTAAAAGGTATGTATGGAAAATCTCCTGCTCCAGTTGATGAAGAATTATTAAAGAAAGCATTAGGAAATGAAAAACCTATTACATGTAGACCAGCAGATTTATTGGAACCGGAAGTAGAAAAAGCAAAAGAAGAAATAGGGGTTTTAGCTGAAAATGATGAAGATTTATTAACTTATATTTTATTTGGAGAAGTTGGTAAGAATTATTTAAAGAAAAAATATGAAAAAGAAATACAAGTTGACTTTGGATTGGTTGAAGAAAATAAAGAGTTTACTGAAGATGAAAGTATATATCCAGTATAA
- a CDS encoding GGDEF domain-containing protein, which translates to MKRRNVRTASVVYYRDIRTHVVIFILAFLGILSIIRLILLGNVNGAINLGLKYFALLVARFGLYITAPITDLSLYFFSFLNVFDINTFYMGDISFFISISLILYDMLRARKYIFTDSLTGLLNRRYYTEIIPKVIKIKEYMNKEFCIIVMDLDNFKPVNDNFGHKSGDYVLKKVGDIINKSIRKTDLAIRYGGDEFVILVNSNSSEIIDNIIKRIDEKIRRELNIYNIGVSAGKYIKTKDDNLSLEDMFSKADLDMYENKKRRKNVR; encoded by the coding sequence TTGAAAAGAAGGAATGTGAGAACTGCATCTGTTGTATATTATAGGGATATACGAACACATGTAGTTATTTTTATACTTGCTTTTTTAGGAATATTATCTATTATTAGATTAATATTATTAGGCAATGTCAATGGCGCTATTAATTTGGGATTAAAATATTTCGCGCTGTTAGTTGCTCGTTTTGGATTATATATTACTGCTCCTATAACAGATTTATCTTTGTATTTCTTTAGTTTTCTAAATGTATTTGACATAAACACATTTTATATGGGAGATATTTCATTTTTTATATCAATTTCTTTGATATTATATGATATGCTTAGAGCTAGAAAGTATATTTTTACCGACTCCTTAACCGGCTTATTAAATAGAAGATATTATACTGAAATAATTCCTAAGGTTATAAAAATAAAAGAATATATGAACAAAGAATTTTGTATTATAGTCATGGATTTAGATAACTTTAAACCTGTAAATGATAATTTTGGTCATAAATCTGGAGATTATGTATTAAAAAAAGTAGGAGATATAATTAATAAAAGTATAAGAAAAACTGATTTAGCTATTAGATATGGTGGAGATGAATTTGTTATTTTAGTAAATTCAAATTCATCAGAAATAATAGACAATATCATAAAAAGAATTGATGAAAAAATAAGAAGGGAATTAAATATATATAATATTGGTGTTTCAGCTGGAAAATATATAAAAACAAAAGATGATAATTTATCTTTAGAAGATATGTTCTCTAAAGCTGATTTAGATATGTACGAAAACAAAAAGAGGAGAAAAAATGTTAGATAG
- a CDS encoding Crp/Fnr family transcriptional regulator has translation MFFQNILKENKKILEKYGRIINIKRNDILHSPNEELRQVSIIIKGKLKVVKYTPDGYEQVLKYLNENESFGEGLIFSGENYPSYIVSEEDASVLEISREGVLKLFRENENFLVLYLNEISKKLLNLSNIVDILIIKSVKERIIKYLSLLYKQQKSETIYFKSKQKIANDIGSVREVVSRKISELEKEGIIKILDKNHIKIVDKSFFE, from the coding sequence ATGTTTTTTCAAAATATTTTAAAAGAAAATAAAAAAATTTTAGAGAAATATGGAAGAATTATAAATATAAAAAGAAATGATATATTGCATTCTCCAAATGAAGAATTAAGGCAAGTTAGTATTATTATAAAAGGAAAATTGAAAGTTGTAAAGTATACACCTGATGGCTATGAACAAGTATTAAAATATTTAAATGAAAATGAAAGCTTTGGCGAGGGTCTTATTTTTTCTGGAGAGAATTATCCTTCATATATAGTATCAGAAGAAGATGCAAGTGTCTTAGAAATATCTAGAGAAGGAGTTTTAAAGTTATTTAGAGAGAACGAAAATTTTCTAGTTTTATATTTAAATGAAATATCAAAAAAATTATTGAACTTATCAAATATTGTAGATATTTTAATTATAAAATCCGTAAAAGAAAGAATTATAAAATATCTTTCTTTATTATACAAACAGCAAAAATCAGAAACAATTTATTTTAAATCAAAGCAAAAAATAGCAAATGATATTGGCAGTGTAAGAGAAGTTGTTTCGAGAAAAATTAGTGAATTAGAAAAAGAAGGGATAATAAAAATATTAGACAAAAATCATATAAAAATAGTAGATAAGAGTTTTTTTGAGTAA
- a CDS encoding 50S ribosomal protein L11 methyltransferase — translation MEYIEYIFVLPENLEDNIETFFAIHEFQNYYFDKPTKGQSVVKVYINPKVNEDNIIEYLKENLELISKQNISEDEWLKPWRESLKPFEFIENIWIIPDPTKSYNIPSGVKEIKIIPGTAFGTGLHPTTKLAAKNLIKVINEGADVLDVGTGTGILSIIAKLYGASKLLALDYDLLAVEKAKETFKLNNLEIEVKQSDLLSSVEKKDRYDIIIANIVVPILLRLLDDEKLDIILNENGYLILSGINKEREEEMLNKIFEKEYNIISREEDSGWISLLLQKRI, via the coding sequence ATGGAATACATAGAATATATTTTTGTTTTACCTGAAAATTTAGAAGATAATATAGAAACATTTTTTGCTATACATGAATTCCAAAATTACTATTTTGATAAACCTACAAAAGGACAATCTGTTGTTAAAGTATATATTAACCCAAAAGTTAATGAAGATAATATAATAGAATATCTAAAAGAAAACTTAGAATTAATTTCAAAACAAAATATCTCAGAAGATGAATGGTTAAAACCTTGGAGAGAATCTTTAAAACCATTTGAGTTTATTGAAAATATATGGATTATTCCAGATCCTACAAAGAGTTATAATATTCCAAGTGGTGTAAAAGAAATAAAAATAATACCAGGTACAGCTTTTGGAACGGGATTACACCCCACAACAAAATTAGCTGCAAAAAATTTAATTAAAGTAATAAATGAAGGAGCAGATGTTTTAGATGTTGGAACAGGAACAGGAATATTATCAATTATAGCTAAATTATACGGAGCTAGTAAATTATTAGCTCTTGATTATGATCTTTTAGCTGTAGAAAAAGCTAAAGAAACATTTAAATTAAATAATTTAGAAATTGAAGTTAAACAATCTGACTTATTATCCTCCGTAGAAAAAAAAGATAGATACGATATAATAATTGCAAATATTGTTGTTCCTATATTATTAAGATTATTAGATGATGAAAAATTAGATATCATATTAAATGAAAATGGATACTTAATATTATCAGGTATAAACAAAGAAAGAGAAGAAGAGATGTTAAATAAAATTTTTGAAAAAGAATATAATATAATATCAAGAGAGGAAGATTCAGGATGGATATCACTTCTATTACAAAAGAGGATATAG
- a CDS encoding pyridoxamine 5'-phosphate oxidase family protein, whose product MFREMRRKDRLLDEKETINILLSCSYGVLACIGDNDYAYAVPLNYVYYNNKIYFHSAKEGNKIDSIKKNNKVSFSVVEKEVVLSEKYSTYFRSAIVFGKARIVSGNEKIEAFRALVEKYSSERPQDEKEKMINNCTNSHIVAIDIEYISGKESFQNK is encoded by the coding sequence TTGTTTAGAGAAATGAGAAGAAAAGATAGATTATTAGATGAAAAAGAAACTATAAATATATTATTATCTTGTAGTTATGGTGTTCTAGCTTGCATTGGAGACAATGATTATGCTTATGCTGTTCCATTGAATTATGTATATTATAATAATAAAATATATTTCCATTCAGCAAAAGAAGGCAATAAAATAGATTCTATTAAGAAAAATAATAAAGTATCATTTTCTGTTGTAGAAAAAGAAGTTGTTTTAAGTGAAAAATATTCTACATATTTTAGAAGTGCTATAGTGTTCGGAAAAGCTCGAATTGTTTCAGGAAATGAAAAAATTGAAGCATTTAGAGCTTTAGTTGAAAAATACTCTTCCGAAAGACCACAAGATGAAAAGGAAAAAATGATAAACAATTGTACAAATTCCCATATTGTGGCTATTGATATTGAATATATTTCTGGAAAAGAATCCTTTCAAAACAAATAA
- a CDS encoding DUF501 domain-containing protein, translated as MDITSITKEDIEIIEKQIGRKPNKIISIPKRCSFGKPIVIKSYPMKDGKPFPTLYWLTCPHLIKEVGKLESLGKIKDWENEIKINDKLREEYLKAHLEEKSERNSLLKNEPNWVNERLKNIGIGGISNFESIKCLHLQLASFLGGTNNPIGERVWGIIEKKECENCICCIL; from the coding sequence ATGGATATCACTTCTATTACAAAAGAGGATATAGAAATAATTGAAAAACAAATTGGAAGAAAACCAAATAAAATAATATCTATTCCTAAAAGGTGTTCATTTGGAAAACCAATTGTTATAAAAAGTTATCCAATGAAAGATGGAAAACCTTTTCCTACATTATATTGGTTAACTTGCCCTCATTTAATAAAAGAAGTTGGAAAATTAGAATCATTAGGAAAAATAAAAGATTGGGAAAATGAAATAAAAATTAATGATAAATTAAGAGAGGAATATTTAAAAGCTCATTTAGAGGAAAAAAGTGAAAGAAACAGCTTGTTAAAAAATGAACCTAATTGGGTAAATGAAAGACTAAAAAATATTGGAATTGGTGGAATAAGTAATTTTGAGAGTATTAAGTGTTTACATTTGCAGCTTGCATCATTTTTAGGAGGGACGAATAATCCTATTGGCGAAAGGGTGTGGGGAATCATTGAAAAGAAGGAATGTGAGAACTGCATCTGTTGTATATTATAG
- a CDS encoding permease: protein MNTVILIIIAVVFLVWSFFKSKEKTKESLILSKNLFVKTFIEIIGVMALVGLVLAVLPPELIKQLLGNSNEFLSTIYGAIIGALTIIPAFIAFPLSKSLYQSGANLTAIAAFITTLTMVGFATMPIEIKYFGKKFTLHRLWISFVAAILIASGMAVIL, encoded by the coding sequence ATGAATACAGTTATTCTTATAATTATTGCGGTAGTATTTTTAGTATGGTCATTTTTTAAAAGTAAGGAAAAAACAAAAGAAAGTTTAATTTTGTCTAAGAATTTGTTTGTAAAAACATTTATAGAAATTATAGGTGTTATGGCATTAGTTGGGTTAGTTCTTGCGGTTTTACCTCCTGAATTGATAAAACAATTACTGGGCAACTCAAATGAATTTTTAAGTACAATTTACGGAGCGATAATAGGTGCATTAACTATTATTCCTGCATTTATAGCATTTCCTTTATCAAAATCACTTTATCAAAGTGGTGCCAACTTAACAGCAATAGCAGCATTTATCACTACTTTAACTATGGTTGGATTTGCGACTATGCCAATAGAAATCAAATATTTCGGAAAGAAATTTACATTACATAGATTGTGGATAAGTTTTGTGGCTGCAATTTTAATAGCATCTGGAATGGCGGTGATATTATGA
- a CDS encoding permease, whose protein sequence is MNKIIKDNRLISISVVLYAIAFFVKPDIFFRGLEMTKGFLIEMIEVMPPILIISSLITVWVPSEVIMKNFGKESGIKGKFLSIFTGAVSAGPIYAAFPVAQALFLKGASIANLVIIISSWAVVKVVMFMVESSFLGLSFAITRYALTIPAILIMGYIMEKLVTREDIIDEIEDKEIVYEKKILRDLPNMNCGACGYPNCRAFSDAVIKGEATIDDCMIINKTKKYA, encoded by the coding sequence ATGAATAAAATTATAAAAGATAACAGATTGATATCTATAAGTGTAGTATTATATGCAATAGCTTTTTTTGTAAAACCAGATATATTTTTTAGAGGATTAGAAATGACAAAAGGTTTTTTAATAGAAATGATTGAAGTTATGCCACCTATATTGATAATATCCTCACTAATTACAGTATGGGTACCATCTGAAGTAATAATGAAAAACTTTGGGAAAGAATCTGGTATAAAAGGAAAATTTTTATCAATTTTTACAGGAGCTGTTTCCGCAGGTCCGATATATGCAGCTTTCCCGGTAGCTCAAGCATTATTTTTAAAAGGAGCTAGTATCGCAAATTTAGTTATAATAATTAGTTCTTGGGCAGTAGTAAAGGTTGTTATGTTTATGGTGGAATCTAGTTTCTTAGGATTATCCTTTGCCATTACTCGATATGCATTAACAATTCCAGCAATTTTAATTATGGGGTATATAATGGAAAAATTAGTGACAAGAGAAGATATAATTGATGAAATAGAAGATAAAGAAATAGTATATGAAAAAAAGATTTTAAGAGATTTGCCAAATATGAATTGCGGAGCATGTGGATATCCTAATTGTAGAGCATTTTCTGATGCAGTGATTAAGGGTGAAGCCACTATTGATGATTGTATGATTATAAATAAAACTAAAAAGTATGCATAA